One genomic window of Halococcus sediminicola includes the following:
- the pyrE gene encoding orotate phosphoribosyltransferase, translating to MTETELIDALRDADAIEFGEFELSHGGTSDYYVDKYRFETDPSCLSLIAESFAERLDDEKLAGVALGAVPLVAATSLATDAPYVIVRKEQKGYGTGNRIEGRFEEGESVVVVEDIATTGQSALDAVAALREAGAHVERVLVVVDREEGAREALADADVELDALVTATELLADE from the coding sequence ATGACCGAAACGGAACTCATCGACGCGCTTCGGGACGCCGACGCGATCGAGTTCGGCGAGTTCGAACTCTCGCACGGCGGCACGAGCGACTACTACGTGGACAAGTACCGCTTCGAGACCGATCCCTCGTGTCTCTCGCTGATCGCCGAATCGTTCGCCGAACGGCTCGACGACGAGAAGCTCGCCGGCGTGGCGCTCGGGGCCGTTCCGCTGGTCGCCGCGACGAGCCTCGCGACCGACGCGCCGTACGTCATCGTCAGAAAAGAACAGAAGGGGTACGGCACGGGCAATCGCATCGAGGGGAGGTTCGAGGAGGGCGAGTCGGTGGTCGTCGTCGAGGACATCGCCACCACGGGCCAGAGCGCGCTCGATGCGGTCGCGGCGCTGCGCGAGGCGGGCGCACACGTCGAGCGCGTGCTCGTCGTCGTCGACCGCGAGGAGGGCGCACGCGAGGCGCTCGCCGACGCCGACGTCGAACTCGACGCGCTGGTTACCGCCACCGAACTGCTCGCCGACGAGTGA
- a CDS encoding DUF502 domain-containing protein, with translation MVSWKRDGTRGLVVLVPIIVTLYVLAFVYNAIASLPFIEAIQPAIVRVPLTLAVFALLVFGVGYLMRTASGPLVESAIDDVMNSLPGLRVVYNASKMAVETAVTGTADLQTPVKLETWDGLRMTAFKTGKRTEDGRDVLFLPTAPNITTGFVVEVSPDQYQETDERVEDALTRVLSAGFGETNDTGVPIDVEDEPLYRRQESR, from the coding sequence ATGGTCTCCTGGAAGCGCGACGGAACCCGTGGACTGGTCGTGCTCGTGCCCATCATCGTCACCCTCTACGTGCTCGCGTTCGTCTACAACGCCATCGCCAGCCTGCCGTTCATCGAGGCCATCCAGCCGGCCATCGTCCGCGTGCCGCTGACGCTCGCGGTGTTCGCCCTGCTGGTCTTCGGCGTTGGCTACCTGATGCGCACCGCGAGCGGTCCACTGGTCGAGAGCGCCATCGACGACGTTATGAACAGCCTGCCGGGCCTGCGCGTGGTCTACAACGCCTCGAAGATGGCCGTCGAAACCGCGGTGACGGGCACCGCAGACCTCCAAACCCCGGTAAAACTCGAAACCTGGGACGGACTGCGGATGACGGCGTTCAAAACGGGAAAACGGACCGAGGACGGCCGCGATGTGCTCTTCTTGCCGACCGCACCGAACATCACCACGGGGTTCGTCGTCGAGGTCTCGCCCGACCAGTACCAAGAGACCGACGAGCGCGTCGAGGACGCCCTCACGCGCGTCCTCAGCGCCGGTTTCGGCGAGACCAACGATACCGGCGTCCCCATCGACGTCGAGGACGAACCGCTGTATCGCCGGCAGGAGTCGCGCTGA
- a CDS encoding proline dehydrogenase family protein, with amino-acid sequence MIPPIASRFVAGETDRDVLAHARALDAEGIASICNLLGEHYDSPEPAAEDREAYCALVEAIGEAGLDTSISVKPSQLGLGVAEECFRSNLQRVVERATEHGVFVWIDMEDHETTDVTLDAYTHHVTEYEDLGVCVQANLERTPDDLHRLADYPGKVRLVKGAYDEPAAVAHREKSRVDEAYRECLDIMFAEFDGGIAVGSHDPAMVDYAKELHDTHGTDFEIQMLMGVRESAQRDLTAEYEVHQYVPYGDRWFSYFYRRMMERRQNLLFGLRAIVGR; translated from the coding sequence ATGATACCACCGATCGCGAGCCGGTTCGTCGCCGGTGAGACCGACCGCGACGTGCTGGCTCACGCCCGCGCGCTCGATGCCGAGGGCATCGCGAGCATCTGCAACCTCCTCGGCGAGCACTACGACAGCCCCGAGCCGGCCGCCGAAGACCGCGAGGCCTACTGTGCGCTCGTCGAAGCCATCGGCGAGGCGGGACTCGATACATCGATTTCGGTCAAACCCTCACAGCTCGGTCTCGGCGTCGCCGAGGAGTGCTTTCGCTCGAACCTCCAACGCGTCGTCGAGCGCGCGACCGAACACGGGGTGTTCGTCTGGATCGATATGGAAGACCACGAGACGACCGACGTGACCCTCGATGCCTACACCCACCACGTCACCGAATACGAAGACCTCGGTGTCTGCGTGCAGGCGAACCTCGAGCGCACCCCCGACGACCTCCACCGACTGGCCGACTACCCCGGAAAGGTACGACTCGTGAAGGGTGCCTACGACGAACCCGCCGCGGTCGCCCACCGGGAGAAATCGCGTGTCGACGAGGCCTACCGCGAGTGTCTCGACATCATGTTCGCCGAGTTCGACGGCGGCATCGCGGTCGGCAGCCACGACCCCGCGATGGTCGACTACGCCAAAGAGCTACACGACACTCACGGAACCGACTTCGAGATACAGATGCTGATGGGGGTGCGTGAGAGCGCACAGCGTGATCTCACCGCGGAGTACGAGGTCCATCAGTACGTGCCCTACGGCGACCGGTGGTTCTCGTATTTCTACCGTCGGATGATGGAGCGCCGACAAAACCTGCTGTTTGGGCTACGCGCGATAGTCGGCCGGTAG
- a CDS encoding CDP-2,3-bis-(O-geranylgeranyl)-sn-glycerol synthase, producing the protein MTLVETVAVAIWTMLPAYVPNNAAVLLGGGQPIDDGRTLDDARILGDGKTWRGALAGTLAGVALALVLNAIAPAVGTATGLALPTFPPIAVLALPLGAILGDMLASFLKRRTGRSRGAAFPGLDQLDFLVGALALTALTVTDWFTATFTLGVLATIVLVTPLLHVTTNVVAYRAGLKSEPW; encoded by the coding sequence GTGACTCTCGTCGAGACGGTCGCCGTCGCGATATGGACGATGCTGCCGGCGTACGTTCCGAACAACGCCGCTGTCCTGCTGGGTGGCGGTCAGCCCATCGACGACGGCCGAACGCTCGACGACGCGCGCATCCTCGGCGACGGCAAGACGTGGCGCGGCGCGCTCGCCGGCACGCTCGCCGGCGTGGCGCTCGCGCTCGTCCTCAATGCGATCGCCCCCGCGGTCGGAACCGCGACCGGGTTGGCGCTGCCGACCTTTCCACCCATCGCCGTCCTCGCGCTCCCGCTCGGAGCGATACTCGGCGACATGCTCGCCTCCTTCCTCAAGCGGCGCACGGGCCGCTCGCGTGGAGCCGCCTTCCCGGGTCTCGACCAACTCGATTTCCTCGTCGGCGCGCTCGCACTCACCGCGCTGACCGTCACCGACTGGTTCACCGCGACGTTCACCCTCGGCGTGCTCGCCACGATCGTCCTCGTGACCCCGCTGTTGCACGTCACCACGAACGTCGTCGCCTATCGTGCCGGGTTGAAAAGCGAGCCGTGGTAG
- the hemC gene encoding hydroxymethylbilane synthase, producing the protein MSTHEGAIRLATRGSDLARRQATGVKEHLESRRRAVELVEVETTGDKIRDELIHRLGKTGAFVRALDEEVLDGDCDLAVHSMKDVPTEGMDGLVVAGVPERATPGDVLVTPDGTGFEELPDGATVGTSSLRRKAEILATRPDLNVEPLRGNVDTRIEKLLAPHRQREHEERMEADEEGDDEFERTPQEWFDDLREIERSALEREVDVEYDAIVLAAAGIERTGIGRGLDIHELPPEKFVPAPGQGALAVTAPDGTLAETINQSIDHPRTRVETTVERVVLEELGGGCVAPMGAYAVVQGEYVHTTVRVLSEDGTEEVSATRDLPIESHPEAASQFAADLADQGAAELIERARGTDGEAKRAE; encoded by the coding sequence ATGAGCACACACGAGGGAGCCATCAGGCTGGCGACACGGGGGTCCGACCTCGCGCGCCGACAGGCCACCGGCGTCAAGGAACACCTCGAATCCCGCCGCCGCGCAGTCGAACTCGTCGAGGTCGAGACGACGGGTGACAAGATCCGCGACGAACTCATCCACCGTCTCGGAAAGACGGGCGCGTTCGTCCGCGCGCTCGACGAGGAGGTTCTGGATGGTGACTGCGACCTCGCCGTCCACTCGATGAAGGACGTCCCGACCGAGGGGATGGACGGATTGGTCGTCGCGGGCGTCCCCGAGCGGGCGACCCCGGGCGACGTGCTCGTCACGCCCGACGGGACGGGTTTCGAGGAACTCCCCGATGGTGCGACCGTAGGCACGTCGAGCCTCCGCCGGAAGGCCGAGATACTCGCCACCCGACCCGACCTGAACGTCGAACCGCTCCGGGGCAACGTTGACACCCGCATCGAGAAACTGCTCGCGCCGCATCGCCAGCGCGAACACGAAGAACGGATGGAGGCCGACGAGGAGGGCGACGACGAGTTCGAGCGCACGCCCCAGGAGTGGTTCGACGATCTGCGCGAGATCGAGCGGTCGGCGCTCGAACGCGAGGTCGACGTGGAGTACGACGCCATCGTGCTCGCGGCGGCAGGGATCGAACGGACGGGGATCGGGCGCGGACTCGATATTCATGAACTCCCGCCCGAGAAATTCGTCCCGGCTCCCGGGCAGGGCGCGCTCGCCGTGACCGCGCCCGACGGCACGCTCGCCGAAACCATCAATCAGAGCATCGACCACCCGCGTACGCGCGTCGAGACGACCGTCGAGCGCGTGGTCCTCGAAGAGCTCGGCGGCGGCTGCGTCGCCCCGATGGGCGCGTACGCGGTCGTCCAGGGCGAGTACGTTCATACTACTGTTCGCGTGCTGAGCGAGGACGGCACCGAGGAAGTGAGTGCGACGCGCGATCTGCCGATCGAGAGCCATCCCGAGGCAGCCAGCCAGTTCGCCGCCGATCTCGCCGACCAGGGCGCGGCCGAACTCATCGAACGGGCCCGCGGGACCGACGGGGAGGCCAAGCGCGCCGAATGA
- the cobA gene encoding uroporphyrinogen-III C-methyltransferase: protein MNGTVSLVGSGPGDPELLTVKARRRIDAADVVLHDKLPGPEIIDTIPEAKREDVGKRAGGERTSQEYTNERLVELAREGKNIVRLKGGDPFVFGRGGEETSHLAANGVDFEIVPGISSALAAPELAGIPTTHREHASTVSFVTGHEDPTKEESAVNWDALAATGGTIVVLMGVGKLPDYTAALREAGMSSETPVALVERASRPDQRVATGTLDTITDVAEREGIEPPAVTVIGQVVGEREQPREARQ from the coding sequence ATGAATGGTACTGTGTCCCTCGTCGGCAGCGGCCCAGGCGACCCAGAACTGCTGACCGTGAAGGCACGCCGGCGCATCGACGCGGCCGATGTCGTGCTCCACGACAAGCTTCCGGGACCCGAGATCATCGATACGATCCCCGAGGCGAAGCGCGAGGACGTCGGCAAGCGCGCCGGCGGCGAGCGCACGAGCCAGGAGTATACCAACGAACGGCTGGTCGAACTCGCTCGCGAAGGCAAGAACATCGTTCGACTGAAGGGTGGCGACCCGTTCGTCTTCGGCCGCGGTGGCGAGGAGACGAGCCATCTCGCCGCCAACGGCGTCGATTTCGAGATCGTGCCAGGGATCTCCTCGGCGCTCGCCGCACCCGAACTCGCAGGGATTCCCACCACCCACCGCGAGCACGCCTCGACCGTCTCGTTCGTCACCGGGCACGAGGACCCGACGAAAGAGGAATCGGCCGTGAACTGGGACGCGCTCGCCGCGACTGGCGGAACGATCGTCGTCTTGATGGGCGTCGGCAAGCTCCCCGACTACACCGCCGCGCTCCGGGAAGCGGGGATGAGCAGTGAAACCCCAGTTGCGCTCGTCGAGCGCGCGAGCCGACCCGACCAGCGCGTCGCGACGGGAACGCTCGACACCATCACCGATGTCGCCGAGCGCGAGGGTATCGAGCCACCCGCGGTCACGGTCATCGGGCAGGTCGTCGGCGAGCGCGAGCAGCCCCGGGAGGCCCGGCAATGA
- a CDS encoding uroporphyrinogen-III synthase — MRVAAFRPDDERLERAGELLASLGVEPILDPMLAVEHTGEQPRADADYTVLTSKTGVEIAAAAGWQSDGVLCAIGDATAAALRTAGYDVDRVPAEFSSVGLVADLEDEITGARCEVARSTHGSPKLTDGLERAGAYVHETVLYELRRPPKSGESAALAASGDLAGALFTSSLTVENFLAAAAERGVREAAVAGLNGAVVGAIGEPTRKTAEREGIIVDVVPEIASFEALARETIEQLSE; from the coding sequence ATGAGAGTCGCCGCCTTCCGGCCGGACGACGAACGCCTCGAACGCGCGGGCGAACTGCTCGCGTCGCTCGGCGTCGAGCCGATTCTCGATCCGATGCTCGCGGTCGAGCACACGGGCGAGCAACCACGAGCGGACGCCGATTACACCGTACTCACGAGCAAGACAGGGGTAGAAATCGCCGCGGCGGCGGGCTGGCAGTCCGACGGCGTGCTCTGTGCCATCGGCGACGCCACGGCGGCGGCGCTGCGCACGGCGGGCTACGATGTCGACCGCGTGCCGGCGGAGTTCTCCTCCGTGGGTCTCGTGGCCGACCTCGAAGACGAAATCACAGGCGCGCGCTGTGAGGTCGCCCGGAGCACGCACGGCTCGCCGAAGCTCACCGACGGGCTCGAACGCGCCGGCGCGTACGTCCACGAGACAGTCTTGTACGAACTACGCCGCCCGCCCAAATCGGGCGAATCGGCGGCGCTGGCGGCGAGCGGCGATCTCGCGGGTGCGCTGTTCACCTCGTCGCTCACGGTCGAGAACTTCCTCGCGGCCGCCGCCGAGCGGGGCGTGCGCGAGGCCGCGGTTGCGGGGCTGAACGGCGCGGTCGTGGGAGCCATCGGCGAACCGACCCGGAAGACCGCCGAACGCGAAGGCATCATCGTCGACGTCGTTCCCGAGATCGCGTCGTTCGAGGCACTCGCGCGCGAGACCATCGAGCAGTTGTCGGAATAG
- a CDS encoding DHHA1 domain-containing protein — MGGPIPALDARAKSCAERLARAERVLLASHIDADGLTSAAIAAEALDRADIPFETVFEKQLDPDAIAGIAERDFSTVLFTDFGSGQLDDITDHEAAGAFTPVVADHHQPADAGTEFHLNPLLEGLNGATELSGAGTTYVLARALGGERNRDLAALAVVGAVGDMQDSSGELVGANKKIVVEGVEAGVLTETTDLALYGKQSRPLPKLLEYANDVRIPGISGSERGAIGFLSDLDIGLEQDGEWRRWVDLTTDERQTVASALLQRAVARGVPANRIDDLVGTIYTLTNEAEGTELRDASEFSTLLNATARYDRADVGLAVCRGDRNAALDEARTLLTNHRKNLATGLNWVKQEGVTQGEHVQWFDAGDRIRETIVGIIAGMALGTDALRGDRPVIAFAAKSDTESKVSARGTHRLVREGLDLSAVMGEVARALGGDGGGHDVAAGATIPSGQEETFVERADAVVADQLG; from the coding sequence ATGGGTGGACCGATTCCGGCACTCGACGCGCGCGCGAAATCGTGCGCCGAGCGCCTCGCTCGCGCCGAGCGGGTGCTGCTCGCCTCGCACATCGACGCCGACGGACTCACGAGCGCGGCCATCGCCGCCGAGGCGCTCGATCGCGCCGACATTCCCTTCGAAACCGTCTTCGAGAAACAGCTCGACCCCGACGCGATCGCGGGGATCGCCGAGCGCGATTTCTCCACCGTGCTCTTCACGGATTTCGGCAGCGGCCAACTCGACGACATCACCGATCACGAGGCCGCGGGCGCGTTCACACCGGTCGTCGCCGACCACCACCAGCCGGCCGACGCCGGGACCGAGTTCCATCTGAATCCTCTCTTGGAGGGACTCAACGGCGCGACCGAGCTCTCGGGAGCCGGCACGACCTACGTTCTCGCGCGGGCACTGGGTGGCGAGCGCAATCGTGACTTGGCGGCACTGGCGGTCGTCGGTGCGGTCGGCGACATGCAGGACTCGTCGGGTGAACTCGTCGGCGCGAACAAGAAAATCGTCGTCGAGGGCGTCGAAGCGGGCGTGCTCACCGAGACGACCGATCTCGCGCTCTACGGTAAGCAGAGCCGCCCGCTGCCGAAACTCCTCGAATACGCCAACGACGTTCGCATCCCCGGCATCTCGGGCAGCGAGCGCGGCGCGATCGGCTTCCTCTCCGATCTCGACATCGGGCTCGAACAAGATGGGGAGTGGCGGCGCTGGGTCGATCTCACGACCGACGAGCGACAGACGGTGGCCAGCGCGCTGTTACAGCGTGCGGTCGCTCGTGGCGTGCCCGCGAACCGCATCGACGATCTCGTCGGGACGATCTACACGCTCACGAACGAAGCCGAAGGCACCGAACTGCGCGACGCCAGCGAGTTCTCGACGCTGCTCAACGCGACCGCGCGCTACGACCGCGCCGACGTCGGACTGGCGGTCTGTCGTGGCGACCGCAACGCGGCACTCGACGAGGCCAGAACCTTGCTCACCAATCACCGAAAGAACCTCGCGACGGGACTCAACTGGGTGAAGCAGGAGGGCGTCACGCAGGGCGAGCACGTCCAGTGGTTCGACGCCGGCGACCGCATCCGCGAGACGATCGTGGGCATCATCGCGGGGATGGCGCTCGGGACCGATGCGCTGCGCGGCGACCGACCGGTCATCGCCTTCGCAGCGAAAAGCGACACCGAGAGCAAGGTCTCCGCGCGCGGCACGCACCGGTTGGTCCGGGAGGGTCTCGACCTCTCGGCGGTGATGGGCGAGGTCGCGCGGGCGCTCGGCGGCGACGGCGGCGGCCACGACGTCGCCGCGGGGGCCACGATTCCGAGCGGACAGGAAGAGACGTTCGTCGAACGCGCCGACGCCGTCGTCGCCGATCAGCTCGGCTGA
- a CDS encoding class I SAM-dependent methyltransferase has product MGHHTFDADGADRLEEAERRYRYVSGEELLWALAPDPGDTVADLGSGTGFFTDVVAPHAGTVYAVDVQQAMHDYYAEKGLPENVEPVTTGIEELPFEDDSVDSAFSTMTYHEFASDDALAEIRRVLAPTARLAIVDWSGEGIGDHGPPLDERYTVETAVENLLEHGFTIEHAFARPETFLVVATIE; this is encoded by the coding sequence ATGGGCCATCACACCTTCGACGCCGACGGCGCTGACAGGTTAGAGGAAGCCGAGCGACGCTACCGATACGTCTCCGGCGAGGAACTGCTCTGGGCGCTCGCGCCCGACCCCGGGGACACCGTCGCCGACCTCGGCAGCGGCACGGGCTTTTTCACCGACGTCGTCGCCCCGCACGCCGGCACGGTCTACGCGGTCGACGTCCAGCAGGCGATGCACGACTACTACGCCGAGAAGGGGCTGCCCGAGAACGTCGAGCCGGTGACGACCGGCATCGAGGAGTTGCCGTTCGAGGATGACTCCGTCGATAGTGCGTTCTCGACGATGACCTACCACGAGTTCGCGAGCGACGACGCGCTCGCCGAGATTCGCCGAGTGCTCGCTCCGACGGCTCGACTCGCGATCGTCGATTGGAGCGGTGAGGGCATCGGCGATCACGGTCCGCCGCTCGACGAACGCTACACCGTCGAGACGGCTGTCGAGAACCTCCTCGAACACGGCTTCACGATCGAGCACGCGTTCGCGCGGCCCGAGACCTTTCTCGTGGTCGCCACTATCGAGTAG
- a CDS encoding DUF302 domain-containing protein: MTLPIDPTQLDDEDVGVKRTTLEMDHDEAVEHVRETFTDAGFGIPVEFSPSELLNEKVDADRDPYYVLGACNPAVADRALDATDNRMGGLFPCNVVVWEEAPGTQTVYHVSIMRIARLVGLAPDDEVMADIVADTGALAEEAFEAL; the protein is encoded by the coding sequence ATGACGCTGCCCATCGATCCCACACAACTCGACGACGAGGACGTCGGCGTGAAGCGCACTACGCTGGAGATGGACCACGACGAGGCGGTCGAACACGTCCGCGAGACGTTCACCGACGCGGGGTTCGGGATCCCCGTCGAGTTCTCGCCGTCCGAACTGCTCAACGAGAAGGTCGACGCCGACCGCGACCCCTACTACGTACTCGGGGCGTGCAATCCCGCGGTCGCCGATCGCGCGCTCGATGCCACCGACAACCGCATGGGCGGACTCTTTCCCTGCAACGTCGTCGTCTGGGAGGAAGCTCCGGGGACGCAAACGGTCTATCACGTCTCGATCATGCGCATCGCGCGCCTCGTCGGCCTGGCCCCCGACGACGAGGTGATGGCCGACATCGTCGCGGACACCGGCGCGCTCGCCGAGGAGGCCTTCGAGGCGCTCTGA
- a CDS encoding NAD-dependent succinate-semialdehyde dehydrogenase, which translates to MERTNPATGETLEPVADDTDEDIEAALDAASDAFAEWREVSMGERQRLIGRAADVLRENKQEYAELMTREMGKPIDGAVAEVEKCAWACEYYEERADEHLQDELVGSAPETKTYVSHEPLGPILAVMPWNYPFWQVFRFIAPHVTAGNVGLLKHASNVPGVAQAIEDVMLEAGYPEDVFQSLIIHSDPVEEIIRDQRVKAVTLTGSEGAGRAVAETAGSEIKKSVLELGGNDPFVVLDDADVDTAAAVGANARTLNSGQSCIASKRFIVHEAVYDEFVEKFVGEMDDLTVGDPEDEDTDVGPQAREDLMKDLHDQVERTIEAGATCELGGEPLDRDGFYYPPTVLTDVPRDAAAANEEVFGPAASIFEVGSEDEAITLANDIEYGLGASVWTDDLERGERVAHEFEAGMTYVNQLVKSDPRLPFGGVKDSGYGRELARRGIREFVNEKTVWVQSAADH; encoded by the coding sequence ATGGAACGCACCAACCCGGCGACCGGCGAGACGCTCGAACCGGTCGCAGACGACACCGACGAGGACATCGAGGCGGCGCTCGACGCCGCGAGCGATGCCTTCGCGGAGTGGCGCGAGGTGTCGATGGGCGAACGCCAGCGACTCATCGGCCGGGCGGCAGACGTGCTCCGCGAAAACAAGCAGGAGTACGCCGAGTTGATGACCCGCGAGATGGGCAAACCCATCGACGGGGCCGTCGCGGAGGTCGAAAAGTGCGCGTGGGCCTGTGAGTACTACGAGGAACGCGCCGACGAACACCTCCAGGACGAGCTAGTGGGAAGCGCCCCCGAGACGAAGACGTATGTCTCCCACGAGCCGCTCGGGCCGATTCTGGCCGTGATGCCGTGGAACTACCCGTTCTGGCAGGTCTTCCGGTTCATCGCACCCCACGTCACCGCCGGCAACGTCGGTCTCCTGAAACATGCTTCGAACGTTCCGGGGGTCGCGCAGGCCATCGAGGACGTCATGCTGGAGGCGGGCTATCCCGAAGATGTCTTCCAGTCGCTCATCATTCACTCCGACCCCGTCGAGGAGATCATCCGCGACCAGCGGGTGAAGGCCGTGACACTCACCGGCAGCGAGGGTGCGGGCCGGGCGGTCGCCGAGACGGCCGGCAGCGAGATCAAGAAATCAGTACTGGAACTCGGCGGCAACGACCCGTTCGTGGTGCTCGACGATGCGGACGTCGACACCGCCGCCGCCGTCGGCGCGAACGCACGGACGCTCAACTCCGGCCAGTCCTGTATCGCCTCGAAGCGCTTCATCGTCCACGAGGCGGTCTACGACGAGTTCGTCGAGAAATTCGTCGGGGAGATGGACGACCTGACCGTCGGCGACCCCGAAGACGAAGACACCGACGTCGGACCGCAGGCCCGCGAGGACCTCATGAAGGACCTTCACGATCAAGTCGAGCGCACGATCGAAGCTGGCGCGACCTGCGAACTCGGCGGCGAACCGCTCGACAGGGATGGCTTCTACTACCCACCGACGGTGCTCACCGACGTCCCACGCGACGCGGCCGCGGCCAACGAGGAGGTCTTCGGTCCCGCCGCTTCGATCTTCGAGGTCGGTAGCGAGGACGAGGCCATCACCCTCGCCAACGACATCGAGTACGGGCTTGGAGCCTCCGTGTGGACCGACGATCTGGAGCGTGGCGAGCGCGTCGCCCACGAGTTCGAGGCCGGGATGACCTACGTCAACCAGCTGGTAAAATCCGACCCGCGACTCCCCTTCGGCGGCGTCAAGGACTCTGGCTACGGCCGCGAACTCGCCCGGCGGGGCATCCGCGAGTTCGTCAACGAGAAGACCGTGTGGGTGCAGTCGGCCGCCGATCACTGA
- the yciH gene encoding stress response translation initiation inhibitor YciH, protein MAQDDIDSITGLPDELDVGGDLARAEQRVSIRVDERRYGKAVTIVEGLDTDRVDVSDLASELKRHLATGGTVDDERIELQGDHRDRLPELLADRGFSLAA, encoded by the coding sequence GTGGCACAGGACGACATCGATTCGATAACCGGATTGCCCGACGAACTCGACGTCGGGGGCGACCTCGCACGGGCCGAACAGCGCGTTTCGATCCGCGTGGACGAACGACGGTACGGCAAGGCCGTGACCATCGTCGAGGGTCTCGACACCGATAGAGTCGACGTCTCGGACCTCGCCTCCGAACTGAAGCGCCATCTCGCCACCGGCGGTACCGTCGACGACGAGCGCATCGAACTCCAGGGCGACCATCGCGACCGCCTGCCCGAACTCCTCGCAGACCGCGGGTTCAGCCTCGCGGCGTAG